The genomic segment AGTGCTACGGCgttaatatttaatcgCTTAAGCAGTGATACAATGTCACGAACATATGAAAGATGGgtaaacaattcaatttgcCCTGGAGTGTCAAATAGTAATATAGTTTCATCGCCATAGGAAGATTCAATTTCTTCATACAACCAATCAATATTCTCCTGCAATATTTCCGAGCACTTAATTAGAGCACCATTAGGTCCAAGTTTGCTATAAGAAATTATGTCCCCTATGTTTACTAGATCTCTTATATCTGTGTCATAAggatttaatttattttcattaacaGATGTATTTGTATCGTCCTGAGCCATACCCTCTTCAGAGGCCGGGTCTAAATTTACTATGTGACAAGTGCGGCCTATGGATTCAAAATGCTCTTGCATTACGCGACAATACGTTGTTTTACCACTCCCTGCAGGCCCAATAACCAAATGTGCATAGCGCATATTCTGTCTAAGTTAAATTATAGGGGGTCCACTATATAGGGCATAGTAAAATATACCGTACTAGCGTTATACGTGAGAACGTATGTAACTATGAGACTACTCgatttatatattgagAGCTGGATACATAAGTTTTATTGTGAATATTCTCTAATAATGTGCAAGTGTAAATAATTCGttgtacaatatacatttgATTTTGGTTCATATGTAAGTATCGCcgttataatataaaatggaTACATTAGTGTGATATGCAAATCATTACGTAAGCCAATTCTAAGTCACCGTCCAGCAACTATATTTAGCTCATTGTCCATAATTTATGAAGTAGCTTAACACctgtatatattgaatgCCATTGAACAACCAATTAACATTAACCGGGGGCAATCGCCTATTTACGGTGAGACGCCATTTTTCGCGTATTACAAATTGCtttcattaataatatatactagtTGGCGAGTATACTCTCGATAGTTagaaaattgaaaattgtcAAGAATATACCCAGATATTGATAGTGCAGATTCCATTGATGACTCAAATAACCATACAACTCCTTTCAACacataaattcaaatttataatatgtttatataattttacaacacCAACCATTACGATCTGTCATTTATTAGTTTGTTCATTATGTGACtattttttttatcaaaattaagCAAGTCtttaacaatatacaattgcatatttaatGTGCCTAACATTAATGTTGTAAAACATCAATTGCGTTGATGCGTCATTGCtaattatgtattaatttgtattactatatattatggGTAATCTATTAGTATGTTGTGCTATCAAATGATTGTTATTGCAGTTAGTCGATTTCTAATATCTGCTTACAATATGCGGTATAAATTTTGGCTGACAAATTATGACACAATAAGTAACACCCTAAGTAATGTATGCCCAACCTGCGAGCTTACGATGCAGGGTGTATACTTCTGGTGGAGGGGGCTTACTTCTGATCTTAATCATTTTAGCTGTCTTTGCCCTTATCTACATTAGATAGTTTgtacattttcaattatttcgTTGTTACGAAAGTCGTATTCATCGTTTCTCAATGGTTCCCCTGTGTAAGTGTTCAAATTACCAATTAGTAGTACAGAATTGATATGAGTATCTATCATCTCATCAGTATCTTTTTCGCACAAGAATCCAAGTGAATAGGATAGTTTTTTAATCATCTCTTTGTCCTTAAATTAGTCTGTTTTCTAACTCCTAAAATTGAAGCTTTTACAATTTCCCGGTAATCATTAATGAATTTCTCATTGTAATGACGGACTAAGTTACGTTTGTGTTACCTGCTCCAAAATCTATGAGATtgattatatcattttcaatatcatagataaaatttctaGGGTTGGGATCGGTATTCATTAGTTGGAACGCGAATAGCTCATTCAGTACTAGTTTTAACAATCTAGATCCAATAGAATTGCGCTTATCCTGACTTAAGATCGTTGCAGCCTGATCTAATGATATCTATAgtgaaataaatgttacCCCCGTAACAAATTCTGTCGTTAGAATTTTATTGGTTGTTAAACCACTCAATACATCTGGTACATAAAACCCATCTAATCCCCCAAGTAATTGCTTGAAAATGCGATAAAATTCAGCctcatttaaataatggCACTCTGATAATAATTCAGATTTTATCTCTTTGCCAAAAATGTCGATAAACATAGATTCGGGGACAAGATGTAATATGTCACATAGCTTTATAAAGTTATCAATGTCCGATACTATAGAATCGGATACACCTTTATTAGCCTAGTTTCATACctgtattaataataacaatttttcaattgaattgtAAGGAGTTATTACCCGGAAATTGAATCTTAACGGCAACCTGCCTACCCTTTACATTTGCCAGGTGCACTTGACCAATACTGGCACTGGCAATTGGTGTTAAATCAAATtggtcaaatttatcacgCCAATTATCGCCAAATTCAGAAGTTAAAATGTGTAACACCTGTTCCTGTGGCATAAAATCTGCTCTGTTTCTAGCATTGGCTAAAGCATCTAGCAATGGTTGAGGCAATGCATTTTGTTGCATACTATATAATTGGCGATCTACCTCAAAAATTGGCATAACTTCAATGCAGCTCCTAAATTACCTATATATTCACCCCTCATTTTGCAGACAGAATCAGTAAGTCTATTCATATTAGCTTCAGATAGAAATGATTCCTTCCAATTGGTGCGTTGACCCTTATTAAAGATAAAATACTTTGGCTATTCGCTTAATAGTATCGAAAGTAGCTCCAGTGATCATCCCTACCACTAAGTCTTGAAATTAAAAGCAAATTTACCTGTAATTTGCAGGGCTCTAGAAGTTTTAGATACGGATAAATTACTTCCTTTCATTATTCTATCGGACGAATAGTGGCATTTGCCCACCCCAAATgtattttgaatatgatTGTGATTCTGTTCAGCGTTTAAAAAGCAGTGGCTAGAAATTGTTCCAGATGTAGTCAATTTTCtagaataattttttaaattctgAAGCTTCGACTGAATATCAGGATTGAATGCGCTGAATGAACCCAAACCTGATCGTAAATTCTTGTCAAATTTTCCGTTTTGCGCTGTAAAATCTTTGTGCTTATCTCCATAAGCAGAACAACTGTCTGCCCCGTCATTGTAAAacgataaaattaaacgTTGCGTTAtagaaaataatgaatttaaaGATCTACATAAACGTTTATTGATGATTCCTGGGTATAAAATGTGTTTGGGGAAGtaaaaataactatttCTAGCACACTTCGTGGGCAAAATGGAAGAAATATGCCGTGGAATATTGTTTCTATACattgataatatacataattgtTACTGGGGCTTATATGCCATACCTGCTCACATTAATTCtcatattaaattattcgTTCTGTGTAATACAATACCAATCCAAGTATTACgatcaaatatttttaaatcacTTTCAACTACCTGTTACATCTAATAAATCTTATATAATTTCTAGAATCGATTTGAAACGCC from the Babesia microti strain RI chromosome I, complete genome genome contains:
- a CDS encoding aarF domain-containing kinase (overlaps_old_locusTagID:BBM_I01140); this encodes MYRNNIPRHISSILPTKCARNSYFYFPKHILYPGIINKRLCRSLNSLFSITQRLILSFYNDGADSCSAYGDKHKDFTAQNGKFDKNLRSGLGSFSAFNPDIQSKLQNLKNYSRKLTTSGTISSHCFLNAEQNHNHIQNTFGVGKCHYSSDRIMKGSNLSVSKTSRALQITDLVVGMITGATFDTIKRIAKGQRTNWKESFLSEANMNRLTDSVCKMRGAALKLCQFLSMQQNALPQPLLDALANARNRADFMPQEQVLHILTSEFGDNWRDKFDQFDLTPIASASIGQVHLANVKGRQVAVKIQFPGVSDSIVSDIDNFIKLCDILHLVPESMFIDIFGKEIKSELLSECHYLNEAEFYRIFKQLLGGLDGFYVPDVLSGLTTNKILTTEFVTGISLDQAATILSQDKRNSIGSRLLKLVLNELFAFQLMNTDPNPRNFIYDIENDIINLIDFGAVRHYNEKFINDYREIVKASILGDKEMIKKLSYSLGFLCEKDTDEMIDTHINSVLLIGEPLRNDEYDFRNNEIIENIRAKTAKMIKIRSKPPPPEVYTLHRKLAGCYLLCHNLSAKIYTAYCKQILEID